In Candida dubliniensis CD36 chromosome 6, complete sequence, the following are encoded in one genomic region:
- a CDS encoding Rho GDP-dissociation inhibitor, putative (Similar to S. cerevisiae RDI1;~In S. cerevisiae: Rho GDP dissociation inhibitor involved in the localization and regulation of Cdc42p) — protein sequence MTIVTHPDFQIIKLTVTIINDTNKNNVNNTIDHPLIEVPVKDAEKIHIVIPNGVQYQFTLYFQVKNKSYNNVHYKQVVKKHGITMRTRELEIGSYDPSPKIEKREEVNEQEEEQEEKEEEQEEEQVVTYIKEFPIDETPSTRFSRGFYYCTSWYYVGDEKDPIITTDWTLEIVAKT from the coding sequence ATGACAATTGTAACTCATCCagattttcaaatcattaaattaacagtaacaataattaatgatactaataaaaataacGTCAATAATACTATTGATCACCCACTTATTGAAGTCCCAGTTAAAGATGCTGAAAAAATTCATATTGTTATCCCTAATGGAgttcaatatcaattcaCATTATATTTCCAagtgaaaaataaatcatatAATAATGTTCATTATAAACAAGTTGTTAAAAAACATGGAATTACAATGAGAACTAGAGAATTAGAAATTGGTAGTTATGATCCATCaccaaaaattgaaaaaagagagGAAGTAAATGAACAAGAGGAAGAACAAGaggaaaaggaagaagaacaagaggAAGAACAAGTTGTGACTtatattaaagaatttCCTATTGATGAAACTCCAAGTACTAGATTTTCTAGAggattttattattgtacTTCATGGTATTATGTTGGTGATGAAAAAGATCCAATTATAACTACTGATTGGACTCTTGAAATAGTTGCAAAGActtaa
- a CDS encoding uncharacterized zinc finger protein, putative (appears to be a fusion of orf19.3434 and orf19.3435), protein MVAQKKYICAFCARAFTRSEHKQRHERSHTNEKPFHCLHCTSSFVRRDLLQRHCRTVHHTNLNPSMLPSNKSLKNPTTTPLDLSNSEGTTTSTKSGSKKNSNSKNGAKNDKSTNQNPIINNDDNRSSVGDITNQLPFHVQFNNQLQYQQQPQQQQQYPILQNQGIPMKQSFSMESDQHSLTTFDSPTSSLGVSMTPSGSTNSEITPQQQQQQQQSTKRRKRSQENNSNNNTKLITKELNHDLVHLLSITKKLTTLLQHYDNNKVNITDSFLIGYVHIQQQAKNFTIFEKMLKDLVYYLNTYHINTLQQQNQFQPSQQQNHYTINHFKIGISYCIVALGFLIDHKPNRAIQFFKKSWNLLIRTLIPQYNSNNNLLDQIEILYNLFLLCYVYLQFNLETFDINEKHHEHHSYERGEEQEDHQEQVYINNQVILNYLNDISFIIASNLKDVATNNLIDHNLNLFWNIYILLSTYITKEPPKIHQILLNKNLKSNDTLTSLMQKFSKSYINMDMDDEQLKLVVVAALNNELKLYFNDNVDEFEPENSKTKKDFIYDNRNVLHNAIILINKSINFYNPSTNFVSDTKIFELKLFELFKKNLIINSPLKYHELFNNYIFIPQHYYHWQLLTLTLKEINQNNVIFNQIHSILTTTTGSNVCFSFIDFENLLKNSFLNYKANPIIINNNLLIISYPIIFLSNYLNLDNLMTSTGQMNQLQFINLNIFIIEWYLIMMKVLIIIWDDTLIDFEDNYILQTLMYILLDNKSCLLKRLNIDTSKLEYDVNCERLSFNQKWFWIIKLKFDSIFENWMNFLKNKNHNVTNNSNVTNTSTTGVTNTNHDHNDSYLHHFNVNVSNFKFNLNKYLNEYFVTGDFKFREQQQQQQQLDQNDPDQFQSSIGAMAIDEEQDFTTAMQTSQTINSFMPIHNNNNNNNNSSRNQIYQQQQQHNHDNPMNNRRDSTNTNENNNLSTSGFISNTNYQGNNGNTIINYNEFQDRNYKRSSSITLGILAQTVAENSGIANGGIVSPQLVSQNSSSTMNGNASSSVKAPRSYSQSQTLQFSYQAMQSQPQPQQQQHHKHRHRHSQPSMMQQSTSQEGFSQPVPPQLQQHHQSINGNDNGVHNSTYSSYSVYPPPPPILSSMSNTNGHTNSATTTTATATTESTVQSATGITTSTTHEPNKADVLLPPIRH, encoded by the coding sequence ATGGTTGcacaaaagaaatatatcTGTGCCTTTTGTGCTAGAGCATTCACTCGATCAGAACATAAACAACGACATGAAAGATCACACACCAATGAGAAGCCATTTCATTGTTTGCATTGTACCAGCTCTTTTGTAAGAAGAGACTTGTTACAACGACATTGTCGAACGGTTCATCACACTAATTTAAACCCAAGTATGTTGCCGTCAAACAAGTCTTTGAAAAACCCAACCACCACTCCacttgatttatcaaatagTGAAGgtacaacaacatcaactaAAAGTGGCAGTAAGaaaaatagtaatagtaagAATGGTGCCAAGAATGACAAAAGTACAAACCAGAAcccaattattaataatgatgataacaGGTCAAGTGTTGGTGACATAACTAACCAGCTTCCATTTCATGTCCAGTTTAATAATCAacttcaatatcaacaacaaccgcagcaacaacaacaatatccAATACTTCAAAACCAAGGAATACCCATGAAACAGTCATTTTCGATGGAAAGCGATCAACATTCATTAACGACTTTTGACTCTCCCACCTCTTCTTTAGGTGTTTCAATGACACCTAGTGGTAGTACCAACAGTGAGATAACtcctcaacaacaacaacaacaacaacaatccacaaaaagaagaaaaaggtCACAGGAAAATaatagcaacaacaatactaAACTAATTACTAAAGAACTCAATCATGATTTGGTCCATTTACTCTCTATTACCAAAAAGTTAACTACCTTATTACAGCATtatgacaacaacaaagtgAATATTACtgattcatttttaattggttATGTACacatacaacaacaagccAAGAATTTCActatatttgaaaaaatgttgaaagATTTGGTGTATTATTTGAACACATATCACATCAATactttacaacaacaaaaccaatttCAACCAAGTCAACAACAGAATCATTACACTATAAAccatttcaaaattggtATTAGCTACTGTATAGTTGCTCTTGGGTTCTTAATTGATCATAAACCCAATAGGGccattcaatttttcaaaaaatcttGGAATTTGCTAATCAGGACATTAATTCCTCAGTATaatagcaacaacaatttattagaCCAGATTGAGATTTTGTATAACCTATTCTTGTTATGTTATGTTTACTTACAATTTAATTTGGAAACATTTGACATTAATGAGAAACATCATGAACATCATAGTTATGAAAGAGgagaagaacaagaagatcATCAAGAGCAAGTGTATATCAATAATCAAGTTATCTTAAATTATCTTAATGAtattagttttattattgctTCCAATTTGAAAGACGTGGCaactaataatttgattgatcACAATTTAAATCTATTTTGGAATATCTATATATTGTTATCTACTTATATAACAAAAGAGCCACCAAAAATTCACCAGATTTTGCTTAATAAAAACCTAAAACTGAATGACACATTAACTTCCTTAATGCAAAAATTCAGTAAATCATATATCAATATGGATATGGATGATGAACAATTGAAgttagttgttgttgcggCTTTAAATAACGAATTAAAGCTTtattttaatgataatgttgATGAGTTTGAACCTGAGAACagtaaaaccaaaaaagattttattTATGACAATAGAAATGTTTTGCACAATGCAATTAtattaatcaacaaatcCATAAATTTTTACAATCCATCAACCAATTTTGTTAGTGAtaccaaaatatttgaattgaaattatttgaattattcaaaaagaatttaatcATAAACAGTCCATTGAAATATCatgaattgtttaataattatattttcatACCacaacattattatcattggCAATTGTTGACATTAACTTTAAAGGAAATCAATCAGAATAATGTAATTTTTAACCAAATTCATTCAAtactaacaacaacaaccggATCTAATGtttgttttagttttattgattttgagaATTTACTAAAGAAttcatttttgaattaCAAAGCTAATccaattattatcaataacaatttattgattatttcaTATCCGATAATTTTCTTGAgcaattatttaaatcttgataatttaatgaCATCAACGGGacaaatgaatcaattacaatttataaatttaaatatttttataataGAATGGTATTTGATCATGATGAaagttttaataattatatgGGATGATacattgattgattttgaagataATTATATCTTGCAAACTTTAATGtatattttattggatAATAAGTCATGtttattgaaaagattGAATATTGATACATCGAAACTTGAATATGATGTGAATTGTGAACGATTATCATTTAATCAAAAATGGTTTTggattattaaattaaaatttgattctatTTTTGAGAATTGGATGAATTTCTTGAAGAATAAAAACCATAATGTGAcaaataatagtaatgTTACTAATACCAGTACTACTGGTGTAACCAACACCAATCATGATCATAATGATAgttatcttcatcattttaATGTTAATGTGtccaattttaaatttaatttgaacaaatatttgaatgaatattttgttACTGGTGACTTCAAATTTAGAgagcagcagcagcagcagcaacagctTGATCAAAATGATCCAgatcaatttcaaagttCAATAGGTGCAATGGCTATTGACGAGGAACAAGATTTCACTACAGCCATGCAAACATCacaaacaatcaattcatttatgcccattcataataataataataataataataatagtagtcGCAATCAGATTTatcagcagcagcagcagcataATCACGATAATCCAATGAATAACCGTAGAGACAGCACTAACACcaatgaaaacaacaatttacTGACTTCTGGTTTTATTTCCAATACAAATTACCAGGGCAACAATGGCAAtacaataatcaattataatGAGTTCCAAGATCGTAATTATAAACGATCAAGCTCAATTACATTGGGAATATTGGCACAGACTGTAGCTGAGAATAGTGGTATTGCCAATGGCGGCATTGTCTCTCCACAATTGGTTTCAcaaaattcttcatcaacaatgaaTGGTAATGCTTCCAGTTCTGTGAAAGCACCAAGACTGTATTCACAATCACAAACATTACAATTTCTGTATCAAGCAATGCAGTCACAACCGCAACcgcagcaacaacaacatcataaGCATAGACATAGACATAGTCAGCCATCAATGATGCAACAAAGTACATCTCAAGAAGGATTTTCACAACCTGTTCCACCGCAgttacaacaacaccatcaatcaatcaatggGAATGATAATGGGGTACATAATTCAACTTATAGTAGTTACTCCGTTTAtcctccaccaccaccaatttTATCTTCAATGAGTAATACCAATGGTCATACAAATCtggcaacaacaacaacagcaacagcaacaacagaatCGACAGTTCAAAGTGCAACGGGTATTACCACTTCCACCACCCATGAACCTAATAAAGCCGATGTATTATTACCTCCAATAAGACATTAA
- a CDS encoding uncharacterized membrane transporter protein of the major facilitator superfamily, putative → MAILSSSSYKESLNGFPIRKMLIICIIRFAEPLAFTSIFPYIYFMIRDFQISKHEQDISQYSGYIASSFAFCQFLFAIHWGKMSDKLGRKPILIIGLLGTSISLLLFGFATNYYWALFARCLAGILNGNVAVLRTMIGEIAVEKRHQPLAFSTMPLLFNFGAIIGPAIGGSTYLTKPKEKSPYDNDNGDNNNNIYWMDNWDIYQIYQRFLNKFPYALPNIVVSLIIWFSLSCGILFLEETHEIHKYRRDYGVDLGDWLLNKIGISIPTRPWHNCNQIIYDNDNININETTTLLQEIEGEDVFPEANPDPDPDPESILSPQPPPPPQENNDGESQPLIKSKSIVFTPKVIGVIIGNFIISLHSVTYNEFLPIFLASRFQPQSLKFPFQIVGGMELNINYIGTLFSSTGIMGILIVLILFPLIDCKLGTIGGYRLSVSIFPLIYLIIPLTIFTLHQYNHWFPLWITPSLLYLLTSLKTLASSTGMPQITILNHRVAAKQHRAYVNGASMSFVSLSRFCGPMIFGYLMSLGEKYQIGWLIWWIMSGLAVIGMIQSYWIEEEEDDDDDESD, encoded by the coding sequence ATGGCTATactatcatcatcatcatataaAGAATCATTAAATGGTTTCCCAATTCGAAAAATGCTTATAATTTGTATAATTCGATTTGCTGAACCATTAGCATTTACATCAATTTTCccttatatttattttatgaTTCGAGATTTTCAAATATCTAAACATGAACAAGATATATCACAATATTCAGGTTATATAGCATCATCATTTGCtttttgtcaatttttatttgcAATTCATTGGGGGAAAATGTCAGATAAATTAGGTAGGAaaccaattttaattattggattattaGGTacttcaatatcattattattatttggatttgcaaccaattattattgggCATTATTTGCTCGTTGTTTAGCAGGGATTTTAAATGGTAATGTAGCAGTTTTAAGAACTATGATTGGTGAAATTGCTGTAGAAAAACGTCATCAACCTTTAGCTTTTCTGACTAtgccattattatttaattttggaGCAATTATTGGTCCAGCAATTGGTGGATCAACTTATTTAACTAAACCTAAAGAGAAATCACCgtatgataatgataatggtgataataataacaatatataTTGGATGGATAATTGGgatatttatcaaatttatcaacgatttttaaataaatttccTTATGCTTTACCAAATATTGTTgtatcattaataatttggtTTAGTTTAAGTTGtggaatattatttttagaaGAAACTCATGAAATTCATAAATATCGTCGAGATTATGGTGTTGATTTAGGTGATTGgttattaaataaaattggaatttcaattccaaCAAGACCTTGGCATAATTgtaatcaaataatatatgataatgataatattaatattaatgaaacaacaacattattacaagaaattgaaggTGAAGATGTATTCCCTGAAGCAAATCCAGATCCAGATCCAGATCCAGAATCTATCCTAtcaccacaaccaccaccaccaccacaagaaaataatgatggAGAATCTCAAccattaatcaaatcaaaatcaattgtatTTACACCAAAAGTAATTGGAGTAATTATTGggaattttattatttcattaCATAGTGTGACttataatgaatttttaccaatttttttagcATCAAGATTTCAACCTCAATCTTTAAAATTCccatttcaaattgttggAGGTATggaattaaatataaattatattggtacattattttcatctaCTGGTATTATGGGAATATTAATtgtattaattttatttccTTTAATAGATTGTAAATTAGGTACAATTGGTGGTTATAGATTAAGTGTATCAATTTTCcctttaatttatttaattatcCCATTAACAATATTTACATTACATCAATATAATCATTGGTTTCCTTTATGGATTACTCCAAGTTtactttatttattaactaGTTTGAAAACATTGGCTAGTAGTACAGGAATGCCCCAAATTACTATTTTAAATCATCGAGTAGCAGCAAAACAACATCGTGCTTATGTAAATGGTGCAAGTATGtcatttgtttctttatcAAGATTTTGTGGACCCATGATATTTGGTTATTTAATGAGTTTAGGtgaaaaatatcaaattggaTGGTTGATTTGGTGGATAATGAGTGGATTAGCAGTGATAGGAATGATTCAATCTTATTGgatagaagaagaagaagatgatgatgatgatgaatcGGATTAG
- a CDS encoding NADPH oxidoreductase, putative (Similar to S. cerevisiae OYE2): MTNSSPLKDSLVFQPIKVGDKTLSNRIVYCPTTRFRAAKGNEEPTYRHVPSDLMLKYYSDRGQYPGTLLITEATLISNRGGGYDGCPKISTQEETKSWKKIVDGVHDKGSFLSCQFWFLGRVGYPKLLKHRKLDYLAPSPIYENETHKTQAEKIGLPLREVTEQEIHDIIHKDYTIAAKNAIAAGFDFIELHGAHGYFIDQFLHECSNQRTDKYGGNIENRCRFVLELIDHLITIVGAHKLAIRLSPWAEVQGIIEEESPIPTFSYLINELQKRAEQGNQLAYLSIVEPRVQGTINADIKTMKGNNKFVGEIWKGILLRAGNYTYDAPEFKEIMADTANNRTLVGFSRFFISNPDLVSKLKNNPNSLIKYDRKLFYEQFNWGYNTYGQDQPVDEEKERKKFPKIIGNIDEARL; encoded by the coding sequence ATGACAAATTCTAGTCCATTAAAAGATTCCTTAGTATTTCAACCAATCAAAGTCGGTGACAAAACCCTTTCTAACAGAATTGTTTATTGTCCAACTACAAGATTCAGAGCGGCCAAAGGGAATGAAGAACCAACATATCGTCATGTTCCCCTGGATTTAATGCTTAAATATTATTCTGATCGTGGTCAATATCCTGGAACTTTACTTATTACTGAAGCCACATTAATTTCTAATCGTGGTGGAGGTTATGATGGATGTCCAAAAATTTCTACTCAAGAAGAAACCAAATCttggaaaaaaatagtTGATGGTGTTCATGATAAAGGATCATTTTTATCTTGtcaattttggtttttgggTAGAGTTGGTTATCCAAAGTTATTGAAACATCGTAAATTGGATTATTTGGCACCATCACCAAtttatgaaaatgaaactcATAAAACCCAAGCAGAAAAAATAGGATTACCATTACGTGAAGTGACTGAACAAGAAATTCATGATATTATTCATAAAGATTATACAATTGCTGCTAAAAATGCTATTGCTGCtggatttgattttatagAATTACATGGAGCTCATggttattttattgatcaatttttacATGAATGTTCTAATCAAAGAACCGATAAATATGGAggtaatattgaaaatagatGTAGATTTGTtttagaattaattgatcattTAATTACTATTGTTGGTGCTCATAAATTAGCTATAAGATTATCACCATGGGCAGAAGTTCAAGGAAttatagaagaagaaagtcCAATTCCAACATTTTcttatttaattaatgaattacaaaaacgTGCTGAACAAGGTAATCAATTGGcttatttatcaattgtagAACCAAGAGTTCAAGGAACAATTAATGCTGATATCAAAACTATGAAaggtaataataaatttgttggAGAAATTTGGAAAGGAATTTTACTTAGAGCTGGTAATTATACTTATGATGCACCagaatttaaagaaattatggCTGATACTGCTAATAATAGAACTTTGGTGGGATTTTCAagattttttatttctaatCCTGATTTGGTtctgaaattaaaaaataatccaaattcattaattaaatatgatagaaaattattttatgaACAATTTAATTGGGGATATAATACTTATGGACAAGATCAACctgttgatgaagaaaaagaaagaaaaaaattcccAAAAATTATTGGTAACATAGATGAAGCTAGATTGTAG
- a CDS encoding dnaJ-related protein, putative (Similar to S. cerevisiae SCJ1;~In S. cerevisiae: one of several homologs of bacterial chaperone DnaJ, located in the ER lumen where it cooperates with Kar2p to mediate maturation of proteins) yields MKTSFIIGILFFCLTSFSIAKKDFYQVLGVEKSASAKEIKSAFRQLTLKYHPDKNPNDTEAHDKFLEIGEAYEVLSDPEKRRNYDQFGDPNGQPQGGGAHFDFGDMFGQFFGGHGHGHGHHQQQQRQQPGKRKGDSAQLGLNIPLTDFYNGKIVEFDVEMMNDCEYCDGTGSKDKQRKICDRCQGTGHITVTHQLAPGMVQQMRMACDQCGGIGKVVNDPCNHCHGQGISRGPRHYEIYIKPGQPRDSPHVLEGEGDKNPNWIPGDLIILLKEELDKSWGYRRIGSNLYRTEALTLNESLYGGWERKIAFLDNEEPELTLSRDQGVPVSDGEVEVVSGKGMPIVTDHDEEERFGDLFIEYKVIIPGGGGAAAAKGKNSNTKRNAEKDEL; encoded by the coding sequence ATGAAGACATCATTTATAATAGGTatactatttttttgtttaacaTCATTTTCTATTGCTAAAAAAGATTTCTATCAAGTTTTAGGAGTGGAAAAATCTGCTAGTGctaaagaaatcaaatctGCATTCCGTCAATTAACTTTGAAATATCATCCTGATAAAAACCCTAATGATACTGAAGCTcatgataaatttttagAAATTGGTGAAGCTTATGAAGTGTTGAGTGATCCAGAGAAAAGACGTAATTATGATCAATTTGGTGATCCTAATGGACAACCACAAGGTGGAGGAGCacattttgattttggagATATGTTTGGACAATTTTTCGGAGGTCATGGTCATGGTCATggtcatcatcaacaacaacaacgtcAACAACCTGGGAAACGTAAAGGTGATTCAGCCCAATTAGGATTGAATATCCCTCTTACCGACTTTTATAATGGGAAAATAGTGGAATTTGATGTTGAAATGATGAATGATTGTGAATATTGTGATGGAACTGGATCTAAAGATAAACAACGTAAAATATGTGATAGATGTCAAGGGACAGGTCATATTACTGTGACTCATCAATTGGCCCCAGGTATGGTTCAACAGATGCGTATGGCATGTGATCAATGTGGAGGAATTGGGAAAGTTGTTAATGATCCATGTAATCATTGTCATGGCCAAGGTATATCACGTGGTCCTAGACATTATGAAATTTATATTAAACCAGGTCAACCTAGAGATTCACCACATGTGTTGGAAGGAGAAGGAGATAAAAACCCAAATTGGATACCTGGtgatttaattatattattgaagGAAGAATTGGATAAAAGTTGGGGTTATAGAAGAATTGGTAGTAATTTGTATCGTACAGAAGCCTTAACTTTGAATGAATCATTATATGGAGGAtgggaaagaaaaattgcaTTTTTGGATAATGAAGAACCAGAACTAACTTTATCAAGAGACCAAGGTGTTCCTGTTTCCGATGGAGAAGTTGAAGTTGTTTCTGGTAAAGGTATGCCAATAGTAACTGAtcatgatgaagaagaaagatttGGAGACTTgtttattgaatataaaGTGATTATAcctggtggtggtggtgctgCTGCTGCAAAGGggaaaaattcaaatacaaaaagaaatgcaGAAAAGGATGAATTATAG
- a CDS encoding ammonia transport protein, putative (Similar to S. cerevisiae FUN34;~In S. cerevisiae: putative transmembrane protein involved in export of ammonia, a starvation signal that promotes cell death in aging colonies), whose product MSISSEPSNDKTQYSNHSNITSPVQAISYAGEGDEYVILNNKKYYRHELMTAFLGTFNPGYAPYPKHEFGNASALGLASFALSAFVLGLYYAGAKGISTPNVIVSLAVFYGGLAEFLAGVWEFFNGNTFAFTVFCSYGAFWITFGCMNVPSFAILSAYDEDPIMLGNALGFFLIGWGLFTFLMLLLTFKATVVFVLLFTTLDIGFFILAAANMTGNTTCTKVGGIFVVISSICGWYGMISGMADRFNSYFTVHPLPIPQFGKKV is encoded by the coding sequence ATGTCAATCAGTTCAGAACCATCAAACGATAAAACAcaatattcaaatcataGTAATATTACACTGCCAGTACAAGCCATATCATATGCTGGTGAAGGAGATGAATATGttatattaaataataaaaaatattatcgTCATGAATTAATGACAGCATTTTTGGGTACTTTTAATCCTGGTTATGCACCTTATCCAAAACATGAATTTGGTAATGCTTCAGCTCTTGGTTTAGCAAGTTTTGCTCTTTCAGCATTTGTATTAGGATTATATTATGCTGGTGCCAAAGGAATATCTACTCCTAATGTTATTGTTTCCCTTGCTGTGTTTTATGGTGGATTAGCTGAATTTTTAGCTGGTGTTTGggaatttttcaatggtaATACTTTTGCCTTTACGGTTTTTTGTAGTTATGGAGCATTTTGGATCACTTTTGGTTGTATGAATGTTCCATCATTTGCTATACTTTCAGCTTATGATGAAGATCCTATCATGTTAGGTAATGCCCTTGGGTTTTTCTTGATTGGTTGGGGGTTATTTACATTCTTgatgttattattaacttTTAAAGCTACCgttgtatttgttttgttatttACAACTTTAGATATAGGTTTTTTTATATTGGCAGCAGCAAATATGACTGGTAATACCACATGTACTAAAGTTGGTGGTATTTTTGTTGTGATTAGTTCTATCTGTGGTTGGTACGGTATGATTTCTGGTATGGCAGATAGATTCAATTCATATTTCACTGTTCATCCACTTCCAATTCCTCAATTTGGAAAGAAAGTTTGA
- the EBP1 gene encoding NADPH dehydrogenase, putative (Similar to S. cerevisiae OYE2;~In S. cerevisiae: widely conserved NADPH oxidoreductase containing flavin mononucleotide (FMN), homologous to Oye3p with slight differences in ligand binding and catalytic properties; may be involved in sterol metabolism;~In C. albicans: oxidoreductase that binds, and is inhibited by, mammalian oestrogens), with translation MTIESTNNFVVPAGTKQIDINPLGSTKLFQPIKIGKNILPHRIVHAPTTRFRAAKNHTPSDLQLQHYKTHSQYPGTLIITEATFTSEQGGMDLHVPGIYNDVQTKSWKKINDEIHANKCFSSIQLWYLGRVANPKDLKDAGLPLIGPSTVYWNEESEKLAKEVGNELRALTEEEIDHIVEIEYPNAAKRAIEAGFDYIEIHSAPGYFLDQFLNPASNKRTDKYGGSIENRARLLLRVVDKLIDIVGADKLAVRLAPWSSFLGMEIEGEEIHSYILQQLQQRTDNKGQQLAYISLIEPRVIGIFNASLKDQKGRSNEFAYKFWKGNILRAGNYTYDAPNFKTLINDLDNDRTIIGFSRFFTSNPDLVEKLKLGKSLNYYNREEFYKYYNYGYNSYDESEKQVIGKPLA, from the coding sequence ATGACTATTGAATCAACTAATAACTTTGTTGTCCCAGCTGGTactaaacaaattgatattaatcCATTAGgttcaacaaaattatttcaaCCAATCAAAATTGGTAAAAACATTTTACCCCATCGTATTGTTCATGCACCAACTACAAGATTTAGAGCTGCTAAAAACCATACACCAAGTGATTTACAATTACAACATTATAAAACCCATTCACAATATCCTGGGACATTAATTATTACTGAAGCAACTTTTACATCGGAACAAGGTGGTATGGATTTACATGTTCCAGGAATTTACAATGATGTTCAAACTAAAAGttggaaaaaaattaatgatgaaattcATGCCAATAAATGTTTTAgttcaattcaattatggTATTTAGGAAGAGTTGCCAATCCAAAAGATTTAAAAGATGCTGGATTACCTCTTATTGGACCATCAACAGTTTATTGGAATGAAGaaagtgaaaaattggCTAAAGAAGTTGGCAATGAATTACGAGCATtaactgaagaagaaattgatcatattgttgaaattgaatatcCAAATGCTGCCAAACGTGCTATTGAAGCAGgatttgattatattgaaattcaTAGTGCTCCAGGTTATTTTTTggatcaatttttaaaccCTGCTTCTAACAAAAGAACTGATAAATATGGTGGTAGTATTGAAAATCGTGCTCGATTATTATTAAGAGtggttgataaattgattgatataGTTGGTGCTGATAAATTAGCGGTTCGTTTAGCTCCATGGTCATCATTTTTAGGTATGGAAATTGAAGGTGAAGAAATCCATTCATATATTttacaacaattacaacaacGAACTGATAATAAAGGTCAACAATTAGCTTATATATCCCTTATTGAACCTCGTGTTATTGGGATTTTTAATGCTTCATTAAAAGATCAAAAAGGTCGTAGTAATGAATTTGCTTATAAATTTTGGAAAGGAAATATTCTTCGTGCTGGTAATTATACTTATGATGCTCcaaattttaaaactttaattaatgatttagataATGATCGTACTATTATTGGATTTTCAAGATTTTTCACTTCAAATCCTGATTTAgtagaaaaattgaaattaggtaaatcattgaattattataatcGTGAAGAATTTTACAAGTATTATAATTATGGTTATAATTCTTATGATGAATCGGAAAAGCAAGTCATTGGTAAACCATTGGCATAG